From a region of the Janthinobacterium sp. 61 genome:
- a CDS encoding MFS transporter, whose translation MHASVDPLIPRVTAPFGAGYADLALAIGGLAIGTGEFASMSILPVVADDLGTTLPQMSHMISAYALGVVIGAPLITIFLARMPRRLMLMCLMLMFAGGNLLSAIAPNYGLLVVARFVAGIPHGAYFGVAALVAAALAEPDKRGQAVARVLMGLTVANIFGVPLATYIGQTLGWRSAFLLVAALGLLTMLMVRIFVPMVAAGDSSPRRELGVFRRLQVWLTLLMVAIGFGGMFAVYTFITPTLLEITKVSPLVISILLAIIGVGMTLGNLIGGWLADRSRLWTIFGVLLWNVAALAAFTYTSSNVWLTAINLFAIGAGIAVAPAVQTRLMDVAGDAQTVAAALNHSAFNIANALGAWAGGIAIAMGMGLRSTGWVGAMLACGGIVVLGISVLVENRSRNLSGAQPA comes from the coding sequence ATGCACGCCTCCGTAGATCCCCTCATTCCGCGCGTCACCGCGCCTTTTGGCGCTGGCTATGCCGACCTGGCCCTGGCCATCGGCGGCCTCGCCATCGGCACGGGCGAATTTGCTTCCATGAGCATCTTGCCCGTGGTGGCCGACGACCTGGGCACGACCTTGCCGCAGATGAGCCACATGATCAGCGCCTACGCGCTGGGCGTGGTCATCGGCGCGCCCCTGATCACGATCTTCCTGGCGCGCATGCCGCGCCGGCTGATGCTGATGTGTCTGATGCTGATGTTCGCTGGCGGCAACTTGCTCAGCGCCATCGCCCCCAACTATGGCTTGCTGGTGGTGGCCCGCTTCGTCGCCGGCATTCCCCATGGCGCCTATTTTGGCGTGGCAGCCCTGGTGGCGGCCGCCCTGGCCGAACCGGACAAGCGGGGCCAGGCCGTGGCGCGTGTCCTGATGGGTTTGACGGTCGCGAATATCTTCGGCGTGCCGCTGGCCACGTATATCGGCCAGACTCTGGGCTGGCGCTCCGCCTTTTTGCTGGTCGCCGCGCTGGGTTTGCTGACCATGCTGATGGTGCGCATCTTCGTGCCCATGGTCGCTGCCGGCGATTCCAGCCCGCGCCGCGAACTGGGCGTGTTCCGCCGCCTTCAAGTATGGCTGACCCTGCTGATGGTGGCGATCGGCTTCGGCGGCATGTTCGCCGTCTACACGTTCATCACGCCCACCTTGCTGGAAATCACGAAAGTGTCACCGCTGGTCATTTCCATCTTGCTGGCCATCATCGGTGTCGGCATGACCTTGGGTAATCTGATCGGCGGCTGGCTGGCCGACCGCTCGCGCCTGTGGACGATTTTTGGCGTACTGCTGTGGAACGTGGCCGCGCTGGCCGCGTTTACTTACACCAGCAGCAATGTCTGGCTGACGGCGATCAACCTGTTCGCCATCGGCGCCGGCATCGCCGTCGCCCCCGCCGTGCAAACGCGCTTGATGGACGTGGCCGGCGACGCGCAAACCGTGGCCGCCGCCCTCAACCATTCCGCCTTCAACATCGCCAACGCGCTGGGTGCCTGGGCCGGCGGCATCGCCATCGCCATGGGCATGGGCTTGCGTTCGACAGGCTGGGTCGGCGCCATGCTGGCCTGCGGCGGCATCGTCGTGCTCGGCATTTCCGTACTGGTGGAAAACCGCAGCCGCAACCTGAGCGGCGCGCAGCCGGCTTGA
- a CDS encoding DUF6328 family protein produces MPHAQHQDEDGQPGDEGDLSDLLSELRILLPGAQMLTAFLIILPFNGGFAKIVQAEKIVFLLTFFLSMTSLVLLSAPAIQHRVMRPLQDRERFKRVADRIMMCGAFSLALAFILGTNLVMSEVFGHVAGIVACVLMGSLIICMWWWLPLHLKHARKI; encoded by the coding sequence ATGCCACACGCGCAACACCAGGATGAAGATGGCCAGCCAGGCGACGAAGGCGATTTGTCCGACCTGCTCAGCGAATTGCGCATCCTGCTGCCGGGCGCGCAAATGCTGACGGCCTTCCTCATCATCCTGCCCTTCAACGGCGGCTTCGCAAAGATCGTGCAAGCGGAAAAGATCGTCTTCCTGTTGACGTTTTTCCTCTCCATGACCAGCCTGGTGCTGCTCAGCGCGCCAGCCATCCAGCACCGCGTCATGCGCCCCCTGCAAGACCGCGAGCGCTTCAAGCGCGTGGCAGACCGCATCATGATGTGCGGTGCCTTCTCCCTGGCACTGGCCTTCATCCTCGGCACCAATTTGGTGATGTCGGAAGTCTTCGGCCACGTCGCCGGCATCGTCGCCTGCGTGCTGATGGGCTCACTCATCATCTGCATGTGGTGGTGGCTGCCCTTGCACTTGAAGCACGCCAGGAAAATCTAG
- a CDS encoding aspartate/glutamate racemase family protein → MQNKTIGLIGGIGWASTLEYYRLLNEMLVARIGPAHSARILLVSIDQADFVAHASQPDSHAIEQFLVGEGQRLQGMGADFFLLCANGAHRFAPAVVPQIGLPFISIVEETAKRVQQSGAHKVGLLGVKQTMGGRFYHQALEQCGIATVTPDAADQEIVHDIIYKELVQNIFTDASREIFLGIIEKLRLQGVQGVILGCTEIPLLIRQGDVDLPLFNTTEIHCEAAVAFAVAD, encoded by the coding sequence GTGCAAAACAAGACTATCGGTTTAATTGGCGGCATCGGCTGGGCTTCCACCCTCGAATACTACCGCTTGCTCAATGAAATGCTGGTGGCGCGCATCGGTCCCGCCCATAGCGCGCGCATCTTGCTGGTCAGCATAGACCAGGCGGATTTTGTCGCGCACGCATCGCAGCCCGATTCCCATGCTATAGAGCAATTTCTGGTCGGGGAAGGGCAGCGTCTGCAAGGCATGGGTGCGGATTTCTTCCTGCTGTGCGCGAATGGCGCGCACCGTTTCGCCCCGGCCGTTGTGCCGCAGATCGGCTTGCCATTCATCAGCATCGTCGAGGAAACGGCGAAAAGGGTGCAGCAGTCGGGCGCTCACAAGGTGGGCTTGCTTGGCGTCAAACAGACGATGGGGGGCAGGTTTTATCACCAGGCACTGGAACAGTGCGGCATCGCGACGGTGACACCCGATGCGGCCGACCAGGAAATCGTCCACGACATCATCTACAAGGAACTGGTGCAGAATATTTTTACCGACGCCAGCCGGGAAATTTTTCTCGGCATCATCGAGAAACTGCGGCTGCAAGGCGTGCAGGGCGTGATTTTGGGTTGTACGGAGATACCGCTGCTGATCCGGCAGGGCGATGTCGACTTACCGCTATTTAATACTACGGAGATTCATTGCGAGGCGGCGGTGGCATTTGCCGTTGCGGACTAG